The following proteins come from a genomic window of Flavobacterium eburneipallidum:
- a CDS encoding DNA topoisomerase 3: MKVCIAEKPSVAREIASVLGANTKHDGYFEGNGYQVTYTFGHLCTLKEPNDYKPHWKSWDLNNLPMLPEKFETKVVDNSGIQKQFKIIKSLFDKADLVINCGDAGQEGELIQRWVMNEANYKGEVQRLWISSLTTEAIKEGFENLKPSANYDNLFYAGFSRAIGDWLLGMNATRLYTVKHGGYKQVLSIGRVQTPTLAMVVDRFKEIENFKPQPYWELQTLYRETLFSYEEGRFLNKEDGQLLANKVKESEFEIVSVEKKNGNEFAPKLFDLTGLQVYCNQKFGFSADETLKIVQTLYEQKIVTYPRVDTTFLPNDIYPKVSGILQKLTNYSELTQPLLEKKIKKSPKVFNDKKVTDHHAIIPTGMQSNLQYNQQQVYDIITRRFIAVFYDDCLVANTTVIGKAAEVLFKTTGKEILKKGFRVVFEDPNAKEKEADILPSFVVGEKGPHEPSFLEKETKPPNQFTEATLLRAMETAGKQVDDEDLRELMKENGIGRPSTRANIIETLFRRQYIVRNKKQVLPTPTGIQLIDTIQNELVKSAELTGSWEKQLKDIEKGTFTAGAFIKNMKQMVEVLVYEVRNETRRANISHTESIQKQEAVAEKKKAEGILTEACPKCKKATLIKGKSAYGCGDYKAGCRFLLPYTFLDKKISENQYLRLLQKGSTVNLKDFKTDAGIVEGLLRFDENFELVLEQKKTAVKPISDKLECPKCKKGTVLKGNTAYGCTNYKLGCDFKVPFDVVRTKLKDQKPSKELVYSILKENFS, from the coding sequence ATGAAGGTCTGTATTGCCGAAAAACCCAGTGTCGCCCGTGAAATTGCATCCGTTTTGGGAGCCAATACCAAGCACGATGGCTATTTTGAAGGCAATGGCTATCAGGTAACCTATACCTTTGGGCATTTATGCACCTTGAAAGAACCCAACGATTACAAACCGCATTGGAAAAGCTGGGATTTGAATAATCTGCCGATGCTTCCCGAGAAATTTGAAACCAAAGTAGTCGATAATTCAGGAATTCAGAAGCAATTCAAAATCATAAAAAGTTTGTTCGATAAAGCCGATTTGGTCATCAACTGCGGGGATGCGGGACAAGAAGGGGAACTCATCCAGCGCTGGGTGATGAACGAAGCCAATTACAAAGGCGAAGTGCAACGCTTGTGGATTTCTTCCCTAACCACCGAAGCCATCAAAGAAGGTTTTGAGAACCTAAAACCATCTGCCAATTACGATAATTTATTCTACGCAGGATTTTCCAGAGCCATTGGCGACTGGTTATTGGGTATGAATGCCACTAGATTGTACACCGTAAAACACGGCGGATACAAACAAGTTTTATCTATCGGAAGAGTGCAAACACCAACCTTGGCAATGGTTGTGGATCGCTTTAAAGAAATAGAAAATTTCAAACCTCAACCCTATTGGGAGTTGCAAACTTTATACAGGGAAACACTTTTTAGTTACGAAGAAGGACGCTTTTTAAACAAAGAAGACGGTCAACTTTTGGCGAATAAAGTCAAGGAAAGTGAATTCGAAATTGTATCTGTTGAAAAAAAGAACGGCAATGAATTTGCTCCCAAACTCTTTGATTTAACAGGATTGCAAGTCTATTGCAATCAAAAATTTGGCTTTTCAGCAGATGAAACACTCAAGATTGTACAAACATTATACGAACAAAAAATAGTGACCTATCCTAGAGTGGATACGACTTTCTTACCCAATGATATTTATCCAAAAGTGTCTGGAATTCTTCAAAAATTGACTAATTATAGTGAATTAACCCAACCGCTTTTAGAGAAAAAAATAAAAAAATCGCCCAAGGTTTTCAACGATAAAAAAGTTACGGATCACCACGCTATTATTCCAACGGGAATGCAAAGCAATTTGCAATACAATCAGCAGCAAGTTTATGACATCATTACACGCCGTTTTATTGCTGTGTTTTATGACGATTGTTTGGTTGCCAATACCACAGTAATTGGAAAAGCAGCCGAAGTACTTTTCAAAACTACTGGAAAAGAAATCCTGAAAAAGGGATTTCGAGTAGTCTTTGAAGACCCGAATGCCAAAGAAAAAGAAGCCGATATTTTACCGAGTTTTGTTGTGGGCGAAAAAGGGCCTCACGAACCTTCATTTTTGGAAAAAGAAACCAAACCGCCGAATCAATTTACAGAAGCTACTTTATTGCGAGCTATGGAAACCGCAGGCAAGCAAGTAGATGATGAAGATTTACGAGAATTGATGAAAGAAAACGGCATTGGACGACCATCAACACGAGCGAATATTATTGAAACCCTTTTCAGAAGACAATACATCGTTCGAAACAAAAAACAAGTTTTGCCAACACCAACGGGAATTCAGCTGATTGATACCATTCAGAATGAATTGGTCAAATCGGCGGAATTGACTGGTTCTTGGGAAAAGCAGTTGAAAGACATTGAAAAAGGAACGTTTACCGCTGGAGCTTTTATCAAGAATATGAAGCAAATGGTTGAAGTTTTGGTGTATGAAGTTAGGAATGAAACCAGACGTGCCAATATTTCGCATACGGAAAGCATTCAAAAACAAGAAGCTGTAGCCGAGAAAAAAAAGGCAGAAGGAATCTTGACAGAAGCGTGCCCAAAATGCAAAAAAGCTACTCTAATCAAAGGAAAATCTGCTTACGGTTGTGGCGATTATAAAGCGGGCTGCCGATTTTTATTGCCTTATACATTTTTAGACAAAAAAATATCCGAAAACCAATATTTGCGATTGCTACAAAAAGGTTCAACAGTAAACTTGAAAGATTTCAAAACCGATGCTGGAATTGTAGAGGGTTTGCTACGTTTTGACGAAAATTTTGAACTTGTACTAGAACAAAAGAAAACAGCAGTAAAACCAATATCGGATAAATTAGAATGTCCAAAATGTAAAAAAGGAACAGTCCTCAAAGGAAATACCGCTTATGGTTGCACCAATTACAAATTGGGGTGCGATTTTAAAGTACCTTTTGATGTGGTTCGTACAAAATTAAAAGATCAAAAACCCAGCAAAGAATTGGTTTATAGTATTTTGAAGGAAAATTTTTCATAA
- a CDS encoding ATP-binding protein: MEDLILEFQEKITLVSLKFQRYLIDKMDLNNRLIAVKGARGSGKTTLLLQIAKRKLPLKSTLYVSLDHIYFFDNKLYDLAKLFVKFGGTHLLLDEVHKYPNWSREIKLMYDNFPTLSIVFTSSSMLEIYKAESDLSRRAVSYTLKELSFREFIELDTNKKFPVFSLDEILSNHNEIASKMLEEMKPLPLFAKYLQMGVYPYFKESENDYPQKLRNTINLIIEIDINAVEDLNYETLVKLKKLLITVATSAPFTPNITKLSEKVGVSRNTLIQAIKILDRAGLVNELYKDTSGIGVLTKPEKLFLNNTNLMYALAKENINIGTIRETFFLNQFKDLYEINLSDQSDFLVNKKYTFEIGGKNKTKKQIINVPDSYIAKDMIEIGYGTIIPVWLFGFMY; this comes from the coding sequence ATGGAAGATCTAATTTTAGAATTTCAAGAAAAAATCACTTTAGTATCGTTGAAGTTTCAACGGTATTTGATTGATAAAATGGATTTGAATAATCGATTAATTGCCGTAAAAGGAGCTAGAGGTTCCGGAAAAACGACTTTGTTGTTGCAAATTGCAAAAAGAAAATTACCGTTAAAAAGTACGCTTTATGTAAGTTTAGATCATATTTATTTTTTTGATAATAAATTATATGATTTGGCAAAGCTGTTTGTGAAATTTGGGGGCACTCATTTATTATTAGACGAAGTTCATAAATATCCCAATTGGTCTAGAGAGATCAAATTAATGTATGACAATTTTCCGACTTTAAGCATTGTTTTTACTTCTTCTTCGATGCTCGAAATTTACAAAGCCGAATCCGATTTGAGTCGAAGAGCGGTTTCTTATACTTTAAAAGAGTTGTCTTTTAGAGAATTTATCGAGTTGGATACCAATAAAAAATTTCCCGTTTTTTCTTTAGATGAAATTTTGAGTAATCACAACGAAATAGCTTCAAAAATGCTGGAAGAGATGAAGCCTTTGCCTCTTTTTGCAAAATATTTGCAAATGGGAGTTTATCCGTATTTTAAAGAAAGCGAGAATGATTATCCTCAAAAATTACGCAATACAATCAATTTAATCATCGAAATAGATATTAATGCGGTCGAAGATTTGAATTATGAAACCTTGGTCAAATTGAAAAAATTATTGATAACTGTTGCAACGAGTGCTCCATTTACGCCCAATATTACCAAGTTGAGCGAAAAAGTGGGTGTTTCTAGAAATACCTTAATTCAGGCGATAAAAATTCTAGACCGTGCAGGATTAGTAAACGAATTATACAAAGACACATCAGGAATTGGAGTTTTAACAAAACCCGAAAAGTTGTTTTTGAACAATACCAATTTGATGTATGCTTTGGCAAAAGAGAATATCAATATTGGTACTATTAGAGAAACGTTTTTTCTAAATCAATTCAAAGATTTATATGAAATTAATCTCTCTGATCAATCCGATTTTTTGGTTAATAAAAAGTACACTTTCGAGATAGGAGGCAAAAACAAAACCAAGAAACAAATTATCAATGTCCCAGATTCCTACATTGCCAAAGACATGATAGAAATAGGGTACGGGACTATCATTCCAGTTTGGCTATTTGGGTTTATGTATTAG
- a CDS encoding TonB-dependent siderophore receptor produces MKNVILLSTAMLFSMTSFGQEIKKDSVSQLKEIEINNKYKYKREKSTTVSKMPLNNIENPQVYNTVTAELLKEQVVTNLNDALKNATGITRLWESTGRGGDGAEYYSMRGFAVQPTMVNGLPAVTNTSTDPINIDNIEVIKGPSGTLFGSSLISYGGLINIVTKKPYSSFGGEINYTSGTYGLDRITADVNTPINKDIAVRFNTAYQNENSFQDSGFSKSFFFAPSLSYKVNNRLSFLVNTEISSKNSVNAPMIFLNRYVPLSFNSMDLFEQNYKKSYNSNDLVMSNPSFNMQTQMFYKLSDQWTSQTVLSRSHTKTFGYYSYLWDSGDSDHFTRFISKGNGQTNTTDIQQNFIGDFKIGSLRNRLVVGVDYFKSDIQSGSSGWVNGGTISLVNQTDTHPNDPTLPSDLTQAGIDDLLKGTFTGNTTAESEVISAYASDVLNITDRFSAMVSLRIDNFKSIAGGESNDQTSVSPKFGLVYQLIPNKVSVFSNYMNGFTNIMPQQVADVNGSNPRLKSFDPEHANQFEIGLKTNLYKDIISATISYYDIDVKDKLMTDPNNINNSIQGGSVFSRGFEVSVTANPAKGLNIIAGFSNNKSEVTKETPNAGYLGLRPEEAGPETLINLWANYNFTSGSLKGFGIGFGGNYASEYKTLNRSNIGTFALPSYTVLNSVVSYNSTKFNLSLKVNNLLNEKYYSGWSTITPQRPRSLVAGITYKI; encoded by the coding sequence ATGAAAAATGTAATTTTACTATCTACAGCAATGTTATTTTCGATGACTTCTTTCGGTCAAGAAATCAAAAAAGACAGCGTGAGCCAATTGAAAGAAATAGAAATCAATAATAAATACAAGTACAAAAGAGAAAAAAGTACTACGGTTTCTAAAATGCCTTTGAATAATATTGAAAACCCACAAGTTTACAATACGGTTACCGCAGAATTATTGAAGGAGCAAGTGGTTACCAATTTAAACGATGCCTTAAAAAATGCTACCGGAATTACTCGACTTTGGGAATCGACAGGCCGTGGTGGCGATGGAGCCGAATATTATAGTATGAGAGGTTTTGCCGTGCAACCAACGATGGTTAATGGTTTGCCTGCTGTTACCAATACTTCTACTGACCCCATCAATATTGATAATATTGAAGTGATAAAAGGACCATCTGGAACACTTTTTGGCAGTAGTTTAATTTCTTATGGAGGTTTGATTAACATTGTTACAAAAAAACCATACAGCTCTTTTGGTGGCGAAATAAATTATACTTCTGGAACTTACGGATTAGATAGAATCACTGCTGATGTTAATACTCCAATAAACAAAGACATTGCGGTTCGATTTAATACTGCTTATCAAAATGAGAATTCATTCCAAGATTCTGGATTTAGTAAATCATTTTTCTTTGCTCCATCGTTGAGTTATAAAGTAAATAATCGACTTTCATTTTTAGTAAACACTGAAATCAGTAGCAAAAATTCAGTAAATGCACCAATGATTTTTTTGAATAGATACGTTCCGCTTTCTTTCAATTCTATGGATTTGTTCGAGCAAAACTATAAGAAATCATACAACTCTAATGATTTGGTAATGAGTAATCCTTCGTTTAATATGCAAACGCAAATGTTTTACAAATTATCAGACCAATGGACATCGCAAACGGTTTTATCCAGAAGCCATACTAAAACCTTTGGCTACTACTCTTATCTTTGGGATTCTGGAGATAGTGATCATTTTACAAGATTTATTTCAAAAGGAAATGGTCAAACTAATACGACTGACATCCAACAAAACTTTATTGGCGATTTCAAAATTGGAAGTTTAAGAAATAGATTGGTCGTTGGTGTAGATTATTTTAAATCCGACATTCAAAGTGGCAGTTCAGGATGGGTAAATGGAGGAACCATTTCATTAGTAAATCAAACTGACACTCATCCAAATGATCCAACACTCCCAAGTGATTTGACTCAAGCAGGAATTGATGATTTATTAAAAGGTACTTTCACAGGAAACACTACTGCTGAATCAGAAGTTATTAGCGCCTACGCATCGGATGTGCTTAACATTACGGATCGTTTTTCGGCAATGGTGAGTTTAAGAATTGACAATTTTAAGTCTATAGCTGGTGGTGAATCAAATGATCAAACATCTGTTTCTCCAAAATTTGGTTTAGTTTATCAATTGATTCCAAATAAAGTTTCGGTATTTAGTAACTATATGAATGGTTTTACTAACATTATGCCTCAACAAGTTGCTGATGTTAATGGAAGTAATCCTCGTTTGAAATCATTTGATCCAGAACATGCTAATCAGTTTGAAATTGGATTAAAAACCAATTTATACAAAGACATCATTTCGGCAACTATAAGTTATTACGATATTGATGTGAAGGACAAATTAATGACAGACCCAAATAATATTAATAATTCTATCCAAGGTGGTTCAGTATTTAGTAGAGGTTTTGAAGTTAGTGTTACAGCAAATCCTGCCAAAGGATTAAACATCATAGCTGGTTTCAGTAACAACAAAAGTGAGGTTACAAAAGAAACCCCTAATGCAGGATATTTAGGTTTAAGACCTGAAGAAGCAGGTCCTGAAACGTTAATCAACTTATGGGCAAATTACAACTTCACATCAGGAAGCCTTAAAGGATTTGGAATTGGATTTGGAGGAAATTATGCCAGCGAATACAAAACATTAAACCGTTCTAATATCGGTACGTTCGCATTACCTAGTTATACCGTATTGAATTCTGTAGTTTCATACAACAGTACTAAATTTAACCTCTCGCTTAAA
- a CDS encoding DUF6265 family protein: MKKIILSLIIVLSITSCNKSKEVSKIIDTDWLIGKWENKSPDGNLLETWTKVNDSVFIGESYFIKAKDTLHSEKMQLKQMGENLIYISTITGQNNNKPIIFKQNTSEEKVLVFENPKNEYPKKIVYKPFAKDHLLIEITGIEQEKPNSTRYSMKKTQ, translated from the coding sequence ATGAAAAAAATAATTCTTTCCCTCATTATAGTATTATCCATAACTTCTTGTAACAAATCAAAAGAAGTTTCCAAGATTATTGACACCGATTGGTTAATAGGAAAATGGGAAAACAAATCGCCCGATGGTAATTTATTAGAAACTTGGACGAAGGTAAATGACAGCGTTTTTATTGGCGAAAGTTATTTCATCAAAGCAAAAGACACCTTGCATTCGGAGAAAATGCAATTGAAACAAATGGGTGAAAACCTGATTTATATTTCGACAATCACAGGGCAAAACAACAATAAACCGATTATTTTCAAGCAAAATACTTCTGAAGAGAAAGTATTGGTTTTTGAAAATCCAAAAAATGAGTATCCAAAAAAAATTGTTTACAAGCCTTTTGCCAAAGATCATTTGCTAATTGAGATTACTGGAATCGAACAAGAAAAACCAAATTCAACACGCTATTCGATGAAAAAAACACAATAA